The following coding sequences are from one Gossypium raimondii isolate GPD5lz chromosome 4, ASM2569854v1, whole genome shotgun sequence window:
- the LOC105780019 gene encoding stemmadenine O-acetyltransferase has product MMKFEAQILSKEIIKPSSPEIHKKEPFKLCVFDQLTPTTYAPIIVFYAPSDTNTTNILTQLKKSLSETLNILYPFSGRIFSNMFIHDFDAGVPFLSARIGCRLSEFLRHHQIETLNNLLPCPPFYKESNHQGPLLVCQVTMFACGGVALGICASHKITDAKTGFILTFVWRTICQGYHPEIKFPALSKASLIFPPKNPMPKNYISMMENLWFTKGNFITRKFVFNEEAIAILKDMAKGEVQTTPTRTEAVSGFIWKCSMAASRAIQGTLKPSIVVQAVNMRSKGKLTTLDGSVGNVFWWASALSNPAETGTELSTLVELMSQSIAVFDDEYMRSIQGEQGFEAIAEHLNQLELLFSFEKPDIFAFTSWINTDFHKLDFGWGQPCSFAILGKAGPEFRNFTVLVETKYGKGIEAWITLDETKMSALQKDHEFLNFASPSPQISSL; this is encoded by the coding sequence atgatgaagtttGAAGCTCAGATTCTTTcaaaagaaatcatcaaacCATCTTCCCCAGAAATTCATAAAAAAGAACCCTTCAAACTCTGTGTATTTGATCAGCTAACTCCCACCACTTACGCTCCAATCATAGTATTTTATGCCCCGAGTGATACCAACACCACCAATATTTTGACTCAGCTGAAGAAATCTCTTTCAGAAACCCTAAACATCTTATATCCCTTCTCTGGGAGAATCTTTAGTAACATGTTCATCCATGATTTCGACGCCGGTGTTCCCTTTTTATCGGCTCGAATCGGTTGTCGATTATCCGAGTTTCTCAGGCATCATCAAATTGAGACCTTGAACAACTTGCTCCCATGCCCTCCTTTCTACAAGGAATCAAATCATCAGGGTCCTCTCTTGGTTTGTCAAGTCACCATGTTTGCATGTGGGGGAGTAGCTTTAGGCATCTGCGCCTCACATAAAATCACTGACGCCAAAACAGGCTTCATTTTAACCTTTGTTTGGAGAACAATCTGCCAAGGATACCACCCTGAAATTAAATTTCCTGCCTTATCTAAGGCATCCTTGATCTTTCCACCTAAAAATCCAATGCCCAAGAATTACATATCCATGATGGAAAACTTATGGTTCACCAAAGGTAATTTTATTACACGGAAATTTGTGTTTAATGAGGAAGCAATAGCCATCCTAAAGGACATGGCAAAAGGGGAAGTCCAGACTACACCGACACGAACCGAAGCTGTCTCTGGTTTCATCTGGAAATGTTCAATGGCGGCATCCAGGGCGATACAAGGAACCTTGAAACCATCCATTGTTGTCCAAGCAGTGAACATGAGGTCAAAAGGGAAGCTTACGACATTAGATGGTTCGGTTGGGAATGTATTTTGGTGGGCGAGTGCACTCTCGAATCCAGCCGAGACAGGCACCGAGTTATCCACATTGGTCGAGTTGATGAGTCAATCCATTGCTGTTTTCGACGACGAATACATGAGATCAATCCAAGGTGAACAAGGGTTTGAAGCCATCGCTGAGCACTTGAACCAGCTGGAGCTGTTGTTTTCCTTTGAAAAACCTGATATTTTCGCCTTCACCAGCTGGATCAATACTGATTTTCACAAACTAGATTTCGGATGGGGGCAACCTTGTTCATTTGCAATACTGGGAAAAGCAGGGCCTGAATTTAGAAACTTCACTGTTCTCGTTGAAACCAAATATGGGAAAGGAATAGAAGCTTGGATAACCTTAGATGAAACCAAAATGTCTGCACTACAAAAAGATCATGAATTCCTAAACTTTGCTTCTCCAAGTCCCCAGATTTCAAGCTTGTAA